Proteins encoded in a region of the Drosophila busckii strain San Diego stock center, stock number 13000-0081.31 chromosome 2L, ASM1175060v1, whole genome shotgun sequence genome:
- the LOC108608026 gene encoding roundabout homolog 2 isoform X2, producing the protein MGEYSCEADNAVGSITATGILTVHAPPKFITRPKNQLVEVGDEVLFECQASGHPRPTLYWSVEGNSSLLLPGYKDGRLEVTLTPEGRSVLSIARFAREDSGKVVVCNALNAVGSVSSRTVVNVDTQFELPPPIIEQGPVNQTLPVKSIVVLPCRTLGTPAPQISWYLDGIPIDVQDHERRNLSDAGTLTISDLQRHEDEGLYTCVASNRNGKSSWSGYLRLDTPTNPNIKFYRAAELSTYPGPPGKPQLVEKGEDSVTLSWTRSNKVGASSLVGYVVEMFGKNETDGWVAVGTRIQNTTYTQLGLVPGVNYFFLIRAENSHGLSLPSPMSEPIAVGTRYFNSGLDLSEARASLLSGDVVELTNASVVDSTNMKLTWQIINGKYVEGFYIYARQLPNPITNMPQPSTVNNNPLLGSASASASASASALISTKPNIAAAGKRDAFQQQQQQEQQLSTKYRMLTILNGGGASSCTLTGLFQYTLYEFFIVPFYKSVEGKPSNSRIARTLEDVPNDAPFGMEAILLNASAVFLKWKAPELKPQHGALLYYHVIVRGIDTAHNFSRILTNVTIDAASPTLVLANLTEGVMYTVGVAAGNNAGIGPYCTPATLRLDPITKRLDPFINQRYPINQDHVNDVLTQPWFIILLGTILAIMVLSFGAMVFVKRKHMMMKQSALNTMRGNHTSDVLKMPSLSTRNGNGYWLDASTGGMVWRTSPSGDTLDMQKDHIADYAPVCGAGAGMGASGSNGGGGGGGGSNCVDDIHGHASERNHQRYVGEYSNIPTDYAEVSSFGKAPSEYGRHGNASPAPYATSAILNPGQQQHQPRYQQRPGPVQAPISHPGSYGMQRPMHPHYQQQQQQQQQQPHSSANIYQQMSTTGEIYPSNTAGARSVYSDQYYYPKEKHMHMHITENKLSNCHTYEAAPSASHPSQPSHPHSHASGSVRRQQLPPGCSIGRDSARFKVLNTTPNPSGSPGQTLAKHSQPQQNLLDLDGSSFCYNGLADSGCGGSPSPMAMLMSHEDEHALYHTADGDLDDMERLYVKVDDQPQPSQQQQQLLPLVPHAQQHPQSLDPQPWRAQSTRSSRKAHLEEPLSKEASELIYAPGSVASERSLLSNSGSGSSSQQPCHNV; encoded by the exons ATGGGCGAGTACAGCTGCGAGGCGGACAATGCGGTCGGTTCGATTACCGCCACGGGCATACTCACTGTCCATG ctccTCCTAAGTTTATAACGCGTCCGAAAAATCAACTTGTCGAGGTCGGCGATGAAGTACTCTTCGAGTGCCAGGCAAGTGGACATCCTCGTCCCACTCTCTACTGGTCCGTAGAAGGCAACAGCTCGCTTCTTCTGCCCGGCTACAAGGATGGACGTCTGGAAGTAACGCTCACGCCCGAGGGCCGTTCCGTACTCTCCATTGCGCGCTTTGCTCGCGAGGATTCCGGCAAAGTGGTCGTCTGCAATGCCCTCAACGCCGTGGGCAGCGTCAGCAGTCGTACTGTTGTCAATGTGGACACTCAATTCGAGCTGCCGCCGCCTATAATCGAACAGGGCCCAGTCAATCAAACGCTGCCCGTCAAGTCGATTGTAGTGCTGCCTTGCCGCACACTAGGCACGCCAGCGCCGCAGATATCCTGGTACCTGGACGGCATACCCATTGATGTACAGGATCATGAGCGTAGAAACTTAAGCGACGCTGGTACGCTGACCATTTCGGATCTGCAGCGGCACGAAGATGAGGGACTCTATACATGCGTGGCAAGCAATCGAAATGGTAAAAGCTCGTGGAGCGGCTATCTGCGCTTGGACACGCCCACAAATCCAAACATTAAGTTCTATCGAGCGGCCGAGCTGTCTACATATCCAGGACCGCCAGGCAAGCCACAGCTGGTAGAGAAGGGCGAGGACTCTGTGACCTTAAGTTGGACGCGAAGCAACAAGGTGGGCGCCTCCAGTCTTGTGGGCTACGTTGTAGAGATGTTTGGAAAGAACGAAACGGATGGCTGGGTGGCTGTGGGCACACGGATTCAAAACACAACGTATACGCAATTGGGACTGGTCCCTGGAGTCAACTATTTCTTTTTGATACGCGCAGAGAACTCGCACGGACTATCGCTCCCCAGTCCTATGTCAGAGCCAATTGCTGTGGGCACG CGTTACTTCAATAGTGGCTTGGATCTAAGCGAGGCACGTGCTAGTCTGTTGTCCGGTGATGTTGTGGAGCTGACCAATGCTAGCGTTGTGGATTCAACTAACATGAAACTCACTTGGCAG ATCATCAACGGCAAATATGTGGAAGGTTTCTACATCTATGCACGCCAGTTGCCAAATCCAATAACAAACATGCCTCAGCCGTCAACAGTCAATAACAATCCACTGTTGGGCTCCGCATcagcctctgcctctgcctcggCATCAGCTTTGATTTCGACAAAACCAAATATTGCCGCTGCCGGCAAACGTGATGCgttccaacagcaacagcagcaggagcagcagctgagcaccAAATATCGCATGCTCACCATACTAAACGGCGGTGGCGCCTCGTCCTGCACACTGACGGGCCTCTTCCAGTATACGCTCTATGAATTTTTCATTGTGCCTTTCTACAAATCTGTAGAGGGCAAACCTTCGAATTCGCGCATTGCGCGCACCCTTGAAGATG tgCCCAACGATGCGCCATTTGGCATGGAGGCAATTCTGCTAAATGCCTCCGCTGTGTTCTTGAAGTGGAAGGCCCCAGAGTTGAAGCCACAGCATG gtgCATTGCTCTATTATCACGTGATAGTGCGTGGCATTGATACCGCCCACAATTTCTCGCGCATTTTAACGAACGTTACTATCGATGCTGCCTCACCCACACTTGTGCTTGCCAACTTAACTGAGGGCGTTATGTAcactgtgggcgtggcagcgggCAATAATGCTGGCATTGGACCGTATTGTACACCGGCCACACTGCGTTTAGATCCGATTACCAAGCGCTTGGATCCGTTCATCAATCAGCG CTATCCCATCAATCAGGACCATGTGAACGATGTGCTGACACAGCCCTGGTTCATAATACTGCTCGGCACCATACTGGCGATTATGGTGTTATCCTTTGGCGCAATGGTCTTTGTGAAGCGCAAGCACATGATGATGAAACAGTCCGCGCTGAATACCATGCGAG GCAATCACACTAGCGACGTGCTTAAAATGCCGAGTCTATCGACGCGCAATGGCAACGGCTACTGGTTGGACGCCTCCACCGGCGGCATGGTCTGGCGCACCTCGCCCAGCGGCGACACCCTCGACATGCAGAAGGATCACATAGCCGACTATGCCCCCGTTTGTGGTGCAGGAGCAGGCATGGGCGCCAGTGGCAGCaacggtggcggcggcggcggcggcggcagcaactgcgTCGATGATATTCATGGACATGCCAGTGAACGCAATCACCAGCG CTATGTGGGCGAGTACTCCAACATACCCACCGACTATGCCGAGGTGTCCAGCTTCGGAAAAGCGCCCAGCGAATACGGACGCCACGGCAACGCCTCCCCAGCGCCCTATGCCACCTCCGCCATACTCAATCccggccagcagcagcatcagccgCGTTATCAGCAGCGTCCAGGCCCTGTGCAAGCTCCCATCTCCCACCCAGGCTCCTACGGCATGCAGCGACCCATGCATCCGCAttaccaacaacagcagcaacaacaacagcagcagccacattcGAGCGCCAACATCTATCAACAAATGTCCACCACAGGCGAGATCTATCCAAGTAACACGGCTGGCGCACGCTCCGTCTATTCGGACCAGTATTACTATCCCAAAGAGAAgcacatgcatatgcacatCACCGAAAACAAGCTGAGCAACTGTCACACCTACGAGGCCGCCCCATCTGCCAGCCATCCATCACAGCCATCCCATCCACATTCACACGCCTCGGGCAGTGTACggcgacagcagctgccaccGGGCTGCAGCATTGGACGTGACAGCGCACGCTTCAAGGTGCTCAACACTACTCCCAATCCGAGTGGCAGTCCGGGCCAGACGCTCGCCAAGCActcgcagccgcagcagaaCCTACTCGACCTGGATGGCTCTTCCTTCTGCTACAACGGACTGGCTGACTCCGGCTGCGGAGGCTCCCCATCGCCTATGGCAATGCTAATGTCGCACGAGGACGAACATGCGCTCTATCACACAGCCGATGGCGATCTGGACGACATGGAGCGTCTCTATGTGAAGGTCGACGATCAGCCGCAGccgtcacagcagcagcagcagctcctacCACTCGTGCCACACGCTCAGCAGCATCCACAGTCACTGGATCCACAGCCCTGGCGAGCTCAGTCGACGCGCAGCAGCCGCAAGGCCCATCTTGAGGAGCCGCTAAGCAAAGAGGCCAGCGAACTCATCTACGCGCCCGGCAGCGTCGCCAGCGAGCGCAGTCTGCTGAGCAATtccggcagcggcagcagcagtcagcagccTTGCCACAATGTTTGA
- the LOC108608026 gene encoding uncharacterized protein LOC108608026 isoform X3, whose product MKLTWQIINGKYVEGFYIYARQLPNPITNMPQPSTVNNNPLLGSASASASASASALISTKPNIAAAGKRDAFQQQQQQEQQLSTKYRMLTILNGGGASSCTLTGLFQYTLYEFFIVPFYKSVEGKPSNSRIARTLEDVPNDAPFGMEAILLNASAVFLKWKAPELKPQHGALLYYHVIVRGIDTAHNFSRILTNVTIDAASPTLVLANLTEGVMYTVGVAAGNNAGIGPYCTPATLRLDPITKRLDPFINQRYPINQDHVNDVLTQPWFIILLGTILAIMVLSFGAMVFVKRKHMMMKQSALNTMRGNHTSDVLKMPSLSTRNGNGYWLDASTGGMVWRTSPSGDTLDMQKDHIADYAPVCGAGAGMGASGSNGGGGGGGGSNCVDDIHGHASERNHQRYVGEYSNIPTDYAEVSSFGKAPSEYGRHGNASPAPYATSAILNPGQQQHQPRYQQRPGPVQAPISHPGSYGMQRPMHPHYQQQQQQQQQQPHSSANIYQQMSTTGEIYPSNTAGARSVYSDQYYYPKEKHMHMHITENKLSNCHTYEAAPSASHPSQPSHPHSHASGSVRRQQLPPGCSIGRDSARFKVLNTTPNPSGSPGQTLAKHSQPQQNLLDLDGSSFCYNGLADSGCGGSPSPMAMLMSHEDEHALYHTADGDLDDMERLYVKVDDQPQPSQQQQQLLPLVPHAQQHPQSLDPQPWRAQSTRSSRKAHLEEPLSKEASELIYAPGSVASERSLLSNSGSGSSSQQPCHNV is encoded by the exons ATGAAACTCACTTGGCAG ATCATCAACGGCAAATATGTGGAAGGTTTCTACATCTATGCACGCCAGTTGCCAAATCCAATAACAAACATGCCTCAGCCGTCAACAGTCAATAACAATCCACTGTTGGGCTCCGCATcagcctctgcctctgcctcggCATCAGCTTTGATTTCGACAAAACCAAATATTGCCGCTGCCGGCAAACGTGATGCgttccaacagcaacagcagcaggagcagcagctgagcaccAAATATCGCATGCTCACCATACTAAACGGCGGTGGCGCCTCGTCCTGCACACTGACGGGCCTCTTCCAGTATACGCTCTATGAATTTTTCATTGTGCCTTTCTACAAATCTGTAGAGGGCAAACCTTCGAATTCGCGCATTGCGCGCACCCTTGAAGATG tgCCCAACGATGCGCCATTTGGCATGGAGGCAATTCTGCTAAATGCCTCCGCTGTGTTCTTGAAGTGGAAGGCCCCAGAGTTGAAGCCACAGCATG gtgCATTGCTCTATTATCACGTGATAGTGCGTGGCATTGATACCGCCCACAATTTCTCGCGCATTTTAACGAACGTTACTATCGATGCTGCCTCACCCACACTTGTGCTTGCCAACTTAACTGAGGGCGTTATGTAcactgtgggcgtggcagcgggCAATAATGCTGGCATTGGACCGTATTGTACACCGGCCACACTGCGTTTAGATCCGATTACCAAGCGCTTGGATCCGTTCATCAATCAGCG CTATCCCATCAATCAGGACCATGTGAACGATGTGCTGACACAGCCCTGGTTCATAATACTGCTCGGCACCATACTGGCGATTATGGTGTTATCCTTTGGCGCAATGGTCTTTGTGAAGCGCAAGCACATGATGATGAAACAGTCCGCGCTGAATACCATGCGAG GCAATCACACTAGCGACGTGCTTAAAATGCCGAGTCTATCGACGCGCAATGGCAACGGCTACTGGTTGGACGCCTCCACCGGCGGCATGGTCTGGCGCACCTCGCCCAGCGGCGACACCCTCGACATGCAGAAGGATCACATAGCCGACTATGCCCCCGTTTGTGGTGCAGGAGCAGGCATGGGCGCCAGTGGCAGCaacggtggcggcggcggcggcggcggcagcaactgcgTCGATGATATTCATGGACATGCCAGTGAACGCAATCACCAGCG CTATGTGGGCGAGTACTCCAACATACCCACCGACTATGCCGAGGTGTCCAGCTTCGGAAAAGCGCCCAGCGAATACGGACGCCACGGCAACGCCTCCCCAGCGCCCTATGCCACCTCCGCCATACTCAATCccggccagcagcagcatcagccgCGTTATCAGCAGCGTCCAGGCCCTGTGCAAGCTCCCATCTCCCACCCAGGCTCCTACGGCATGCAGCGACCCATGCATCCGCAttaccaacaacagcagcaacaacaacagcagcagccacattcGAGCGCCAACATCTATCAACAAATGTCCACCACAGGCGAGATCTATCCAAGTAACACGGCTGGCGCACGCTCCGTCTATTCGGACCAGTATTACTATCCCAAAGAGAAgcacatgcatatgcacatCACCGAAAACAAGCTGAGCAACTGTCACACCTACGAGGCCGCCCCATCTGCCAGCCATCCATCACAGCCATCCCATCCACATTCACACGCCTCGGGCAGTGTACggcgacagcagctgccaccGGGCTGCAGCATTGGACGTGACAGCGCACGCTTCAAGGTGCTCAACACTACTCCCAATCCGAGTGGCAGTCCGGGCCAGACGCTCGCCAAGCActcgcagccgcagcagaaCCTACTCGACCTGGATGGCTCTTCCTTCTGCTACAACGGACTGGCTGACTCCGGCTGCGGAGGCTCCCCATCGCCTATGGCAATGCTAATGTCGCACGAGGACGAACATGCGCTCTATCACACAGCCGATGGCGATCTGGACGACATGGAGCGTCTCTATGTGAAGGTCGACGATCAGCCGCAGccgtcacagcagcagcagcagctcctacCACTCGTGCCACACGCTCAGCAGCATCCACAGTCACTGGATCCACAGCCCTGGCGAGCTCAGTCGACGCGCAGCAGCCGCAAGGCCCATCTTGAGGAGCCGCTAAGCAAAGAGGCCAGCGAACTCATCTACGCGCCCGGCAGCGTCGCCAGCGAGCGCAGTCTGCTGAGCAATtccggcagcggcagcagcagtcagcagccTTGCCACAATGTTTGA
- the LOC108603446 gene encoding uncharacterized protein LOC108603446, whose amino-acid sequence MFLDAHGTPKEVTPQNIHEYNYHLHGAMLLTSADQEVFIPTRWHGTIYSTEELLDNYRKRFKPDATLLTFHAMEPYEPELICCERCVVEITVLPAGHSLTSGSNVVVFLVKIYEVNTLVTKELGSELNFFPNNHHYHVRIMNEGIDILYVDDRNYTPEAPVAISYHHQCIQNLLKKLQPLGVKGLLGKQLPDQLNNMCRKVENAKPEN is encoded by the exons ATGTTTCTAGACGCACATGGAACTCCCAAAGAGGTGACGCCTCAAAATATACACGAGTACAACTACCATTTG CATGGAGCAATGCTTTTGACTTCAGCTGATCAAGAGGTATTCATACCCACCCGTTGGCACGGCACCATTTACAGCACCGAAGAGCTCTTGGACAACTATCGCAAGCGCTTCAAG CCAGATGCAACTCTGCTGACGTTTCATGCCATGGAGCCGTACGAGCCGGAATTGATTTGTTGCGAGCGCTGTGTGGTTGAAATAACGGTACTGCCAGCCGGCCACTCTTTGACTAGCGGCTCCaacgttgttgtttttctggTGAAGATATACGAAGTGAATACGCTGGTTACCAAAGAACTAGGCTCCGAGCTGAACTTCTTTCCCAACAATCATCACTACCACGTGCGCATCATGAACGAGGGCATTGATATACTCTATGTGGATGATCGCAACTACACCCCTGAGGCGCCAGTGGCCATCAGCTATCATCACCAATGCATTCAGAATCTGCTAAAGAAGCTTCAACCCTTGGGCGTTAAAGGACTTCTCGGCAAACAGCTGCCGGATCAGCTGAACAACATGTGCCGCAAGGTGGAGAACGCTAAACCCGAAAACTAA
- the LOC108608026 gene encoding roundabout homolog 2 isoform X1 — protein MHLCEMRATTHLTKSNVNAHKIQIQLKNKHKTNNVSEIKQRHRNNQNVAPASPAVQLKILETKCCSSSSSNDNDNYNPKMRHSFLTAATGMQLPMLLVLLILLAGLNGLTQVTALKGENPHIIEHPMDTTVPKNDPFTFNCKAEGNPTPTIQWFKDGRELKADAGSHRIMLPAGGLFFLKVIHSRRESDAGTYWCQAKNEFGVARSRNATLQVAFLRDEFRLEPQNTRVAQGEVALMECGAPRGSPEPQISWRKNGQTLNLSGNNNKRIRIVDGGNLAIQDARQSDDGRYQCVVKNVVGTRESATAFLKVHVRPFLIRGPQNQTAVVGSSVVFQCRIGGDPLPDVLWRRTASGGNMPLRRVHILEDRSLKLDDVTLEDMGEYSCEADNAVGSITATGILTVHAPPKFITRPKNQLVEVGDEVLFECQASGHPRPTLYWSVEGNSSLLLPGYKDGRLEVTLTPEGRSVLSIARFAREDSGKVVVCNALNAVGSVSSRTVVNVDTQFELPPPIIEQGPVNQTLPVKSIVVLPCRTLGTPAPQISWYLDGIPIDVQDHERRNLSDAGTLTISDLQRHEDEGLYTCVASNRNGKSSWSGYLRLDTPTNPNIKFYRAAELSTYPGPPGKPQLVEKGEDSVTLSWTRSNKVGASSLVGYVVEMFGKNETDGWVAVGTRIQNTTYTQLGLVPGVNYFFLIRAENSHGLSLPSPMSEPIAVGTRYFNSGLDLSEARASLLSGDVVELTNASVVDSTNMKLTWQIINGKYVEGFYIYARQLPNPITNMPQPSTVNNNPLLGSASASASASASALISTKPNIAAAGKRDAFQQQQQQEQQLSTKYRMLTILNGGGASSCTLTGLFQYTLYEFFIVPFYKSVEGKPSNSRIARTLEDVPNDAPFGMEAILLNASAVFLKWKAPELKPQHGALLYYHVIVRGIDTAHNFSRILTNVTIDAASPTLVLANLTEGVMYTVGVAAGNNAGIGPYCTPATLRLDPITKRLDPFINQRYPINQDHVNDVLTQPWFIILLGTILAIMVLSFGAMVFVKRKHMMMKQSALNTMRGNHTSDVLKMPSLSTRNGNGYWLDASTGGMVWRTSPSGDTLDMQKDHIADYAPVCGAGAGMGASGSNGGGGGGGGSNCVDDIHGHASERNHQRYVGEYSNIPTDYAEVSSFGKAPSEYGRHGNASPAPYATSAILNPGQQQHQPRYQQRPGPVQAPISHPGSYGMQRPMHPHYQQQQQQQQQQPHSSANIYQQMSTTGEIYPSNTAGARSVYSDQYYYPKEKHMHMHITENKLSNCHTYEAAPSASHPSQPSHPHSHASGSVRRQQLPPGCSIGRDSARFKVLNTTPNPSGSPGQTLAKHSQPQQNLLDLDGSSFCYNGLADSGCGGSPSPMAMLMSHEDEHALYHTADGDLDDMERLYVKVDDQPQPSQQQQQLLPLVPHAQQHPQSLDPQPWRAQSTRSSRKAHLEEPLSKEASELIYAPGSVASERSLLSNSGSGSSSQQPCHNV, from the exons GTGAAAATCCTCACATTATTGAGCATCCCATGGATACGACGGTGCCAAAAAATGATCCattcacatttaattgcaaggCCGAGGGCAATCCAACACCAACCATTCAATGGTTCAAAGATGGTCGCGAACTTAAAGCGGATGCAGGCTCGCATCGCATAATGCTGCCCGCCGGTGGTTTATTCTTTCTCAAG GTCATCCACTCAAGACGTGAAAGCGATGCAGGCACCTATTGGTGCCAAGCCAAGAACGAGTTTGGTGTGGCGCGTTCCAGAAACGCTACGTTGCAAGTCGCAT TTCTGCGCGACGAATTTCGCTTGGAACCACAAAACACCCGCGTGGCCCAAGGCGAAGTGGCGCTGATGGAGTGCGGTGCCCCGCGTGGCTCGCCGGAACCGCAAATCTCTTGGCGCAAGAACGGACAGACTTTGAATctcagcggcaacaacaataagcgcaTACGCATCGTCGATGGCGGCAATCTGGCCATCCAGGATGCTCGCCAGTCCGATGATGGACGATACCAGTGTGTGGTCAAGAATGTGGTTGGCACGCGGGAGTCGGCCACCGCCTTCCTCAAGGTGCACG TGCGCCCTTTTCTCATACGTGGACCGCAAAATCAAACGGCTGTGGTCGGCAGCTCTGTTGTGTTCCAGTGCCGCATTGGCGGAGATCCCTTACCGGATGTCTTGTGGCGTCGCACAGCCTCAGGTGGCAATATGCCTCTGC GTCGTGTGCACATACTTGAGGACCGCAGTCTGAAGCTGGACGACGTCACGCTCGAGGACATGGGCGAGTACAGCTGCGAGGCGGACAATGCGGTCGGTTCGATTACCGCCACGGGCATACTCACTGTCCATG ctccTCCTAAGTTTATAACGCGTCCGAAAAATCAACTTGTCGAGGTCGGCGATGAAGTACTCTTCGAGTGCCAGGCAAGTGGACATCCTCGTCCCACTCTCTACTGGTCCGTAGAAGGCAACAGCTCGCTTCTTCTGCCCGGCTACAAGGATGGACGTCTGGAAGTAACGCTCACGCCCGAGGGCCGTTCCGTACTCTCCATTGCGCGCTTTGCTCGCGAGGATTCCGGCAAAGTGGTCGTCTGCAATGCCCTCAACGCCGTGGGCAGCGTCAGCAGTCGTACTGTTGTCAATGTGGACACTCAATTCGAGCTGCCGCCGCCTATAATCGAACAGGGCCCAGTCAATCAAACGCTGCCCGTCAAGTCGATTGTAGTGCTGCCTTGCCGCACACTAGGCACGCCAGCGCCGCAGATATCCTGGTACCTGGACGGCATACCCATTGATGTACAGGATCATGAGCGTAGAAACTTAAGCGACGCTGGTACGCTGACCATTTCGGATCTGCAGCGGCACGAAGATGAGGGACTCTATACATGCGTGGCAAGCAATCGAAATGGTAAAAGCTCGTGGAGCGGCTATCTGCGCTTGGACACGCCCACAAATCCAAACATTAAGTTCTATCGAGCGGCCGAGCTGTCTACATATCCAGGACCGCCAGGCAAGCCACAGCTGGTAGAGAAGGGCGAGGACTCTGTGACCTTAAGTTGGACGCGAAGCAACAAGGTGGGCGCCTCCAGTCTTGTGGGCTACGTTGTAGAGATGTTTGGAAAGAACGAAACGGATGGCTGGGTGGCTGTGGGCACACGGATTCAAAACACAACGTATACGCAATTGGGACTGGTCCCTGGAGTCAACTATTTCTTTTTGATACGCGCAGAGAACTCGCACGGACTATCGCTCCCCAGTCCTATGTCAGAGCCAATTGCTGTGGGCACG CGTTACTTCAATAGTGGCTTGGATCTAAGCGAGGCACGTGCTAGTCTGTTGTCCGGTGATGTTGTGGAGCTGACCAATGCTAGCGTTGTGGATTCAACTAACATGAAACTCACTTGGCAG ATCATCAACGGCAAATATGTGGAAGGTTTCTACATCTATGCACGCCAGTTGCCAAATCCAATAACAAACATGCCTCAGCCGTCAACAGTCAATAACAATCCACTGTTGGGCTCCGCATcagcctctgcctctgcctcggCATCAGCTTTGATTTCGACAAAACCAAATATTGCCGCTGCCGGCAAACGTGATGCgttccaacagcaacagcagcaggagcagcagctgagcaccAAATATCGCATGCTCACCATACTAAACGGCGGTGGCGCCTCGTCCTGCACACTGACGGGCCTCTTCCAGTATACGCTCTATGAATTTTTCATTGTGCCTTTCTACAAATCTGTAGAGGGCAAACCTTCGAATTCGCGCATTGCGCGCACCCTTGAAGATG tgCCCAACGATGCGCCATTTGGCATGGAGGCAATTCTGCTAAATGCCTCCGCTGTGTTCTTGAAGTGGAAGGCCCCAGAGTTGAAGCCACAGCATG gtgCATTGCTCTATTATCACGTGATAGTGCGTGGCATTGATACCGCCCACAATTTCTCGCGCATTTTAACGAACGTTACTATCGATGCTGCCTCACCCACACTTGTGCTTGCCAACTTAACTGAGGGCGTTATGTAcactgtgggcgtggcagcgggCAATAATGCTGGCATTGGACCGTATTGTACACCGGCCACACTGCGTTTAGATCCGATTACCAAGCGCTTGGATCCGTTCATCAATCAGCG CTATCCCATCAATCAGGACCATGTGAACGATGTGCTGACACAGCCCTGGTTCATAATACTGCTCGGCACCATACTGGCGATTATGGTGTTATCCTTTGGCGCAATGGTCTTTGTGAAGCGCAAGCACATGATGATGAAACAGTCCGCGCTGAATACCATGCGAG GCAATCACACTAGCGACGTGCTTAAAATGCCGAGTCTATCGACGCGCAATGGCAACGGCTACTGGTTGGACGCCTCCACCGGCGGCATGGTCTGGCGCACCTCGCCCAGCGGCGACACCCTCGACATGCAGAAGGATCACATAGCCGACTATGCCCCCGTTTGTGGTGCAGGAGCAGGCATGGGCGCCAGTGGCAGCaacggtggcggcggcggcggcggcggcagcaactgcgTCGATGATATTCATGGACATGCCAGTGAACGCAATCACCAGCG CTATGTGGGCGAGTACTCCAACATACCCACCGACTATGCCGAGGTGTCCAGCTTCGGAAAAGCGCCCAGCGAATACGGACGCCACGGCAACGCCTCCCCAGCGCCCTATGCCACCTCCGCCATACTCAATCccggccagcagcagcatcagccgCGTTATCAGCAGCGTCCAGGCCCTGTGCAAGCTCCCATCTCCCACCCAGGCTCCTACGGCATGCAGCGACCCATGCATCCGCAttaccaacaacagcagcaacaacaacagcagcagccacattcGAGCGCCAACATCTATCAACAAATGTCCACCACAGGCGAGATCTATCCAAGTAACACGGCTGGCGCACGCTCCGTCTATTCGGACCAGTATTACTATCCCAAAGAGAAgcacatgcatatgcacatCACCGAAAACAAGCTGAGCAACTGTCACACCTACGAGGCCGCCCCATCTGCCAGCCATCCATCACAGCCATCCCATCCACATTCACACGCCTCGGGCAGTGTACggcgacagcagctgccaccGGGCTGCAGCATTGGACGTGACAGCGCACGCTTCAAGGTGCTCAACACTACTCCCAATCCGAGTGGCAGTCCGGGCCAGACGCTCGCCAAGCActcgcagccgcagcagaaCCTACTCGACCTGGATGGCTCTTCCTTCTGCTACAACGGACTGGCTGACTCCGGCTGCGGAGGCTCCCCATCGCCTATGGCAATGCTAATGTCGCACGAGGACGAACATGCGCTCTATCACACAGCCGATGGCGATCTGGACGACATGGAGCGTCTCTATGTGAAGGTCGACGATCAGCCGCAGccgtcacagcagcagcagcagctcctacCACTCGTGCCACACGCTCAGCAGCATCCACAGTCACTGGATCCACAGCCCTGGCGAGCTCAGTCGACGCGCAGCAGCCGCAAGGCCCATCTTGAGGAGCCGCTAAGCAAAGAGGCCAGCGAACTCATCTACGCGCCCGGCAGCGTCGCCAGCGAGCGCAGTCTGCTGAGCAATtccggcagcggcagcagcagtcagcagccTTGCCACAATGTTTGA